The Methanocaldococcus jannaschii DSM 2661 genome has a segment encoding these proteins:
- a CDS encoding translation initiation factor IF-2 subunit gamma, translating to MAKKKQAKQAEVNIGMVGHVDHGKTSLTKALTGVWTDRHSEELRRGISIRLGYADCEIRKCPQCGTYTTKPRCPNCLAETEFLRRVSFVDSPGHETLMATMLSGASLMDGAILVIAANEPCPQPQTKEHLMALEILGIDKIIIVQNKIDLVDEKQAEENYEQIKEFVKGTIAENAPIIPISAHHEANIDVLLKAIQDFIPTPKRDPDATPRMYVARSFDINKPGTEIKDLKGGVLGGAIIQGVFKVGDEIEIRPGIKVTEGNKTFWKPLTTKIVSLAAGNTILRKAHPGGLIGVGTTLDPYLTKSDALTGSVVGLPGTLPPIREKITIRANLLDRVVGTKEELKIEPLRTGEVLMLNIGTATTAGVITSARGDIADIKLKLPICAEIGDRVAISRRVGSRWRLIGYGTIEG from the coding sequence ATGGCAAAGAAAAAACAAGCTAAACAGGCAGAAGTAAATATTGGAATGGTTGGACACGTTGACCATGGAAAAACAAGTTTAACAAAAGCATTAACAGGAGTTTGGACTGACAGGCATAGTGAAGAGTTGAGAAGAGGGATTTCAATTAGATTGGGTTATGCTGACTGTGAGATAAGAAAATGCCCACAATGTGGAACTTACACAACAAAACCAAGATGTCCAAACTGTTTAGCTGAAACAGAGTTTTTGAGAAGGGTCTCTTTTGTTGATTCCCCAGGGCACGAAACATTAATGGCTACAATGCTTTCTGGAGCTTCTTTGATGGATGGAGCAATTTTGGTTATAGCCGCTAATGAACCATGCCCACAACCACAAACAAAAGAGCATTTAATGGCTTTAGAGATTTTAGGAATTGATAAAATTATAATTGTCCAAAATAAAATTGATTTAGTTGATGAGAAGCAGGCAGAAGAAAATTATGAGCAAATAAAAGAATTTGTTAAGGGAACTATTGCTGAAAACGCTCCAATAATCCCAATCTCAGCCCACCACGAAGCAAATATTGATGTTTTGTTAAAGGCAATACAGGACTTTATTCCAACACCTAAGAGAGACCCTGATGCAACACCAAGAATGTATGTTGCAAGAAGCTTTGACATAAACAAACCAGGAACTGAGATTAAGGATTTAAAAGGAGGGGTTTTAGGAGGGGCAATTATTCAGGGAGTATTTAAAGTTGGGGATGAGATTGAAATAAGACCTGGAATCAAAGTAACTGAAGGAAACAAAACATTCTGGAAACCATTAACTACAAAGATTGTTTCATTAGCCGCTGGAAATACCATACTTAGAAAAGCTCATCCAGGGGGTTTGATTGGGGTTGGGACAACATTAGACCCATACTTAACAAAATCAGATGCATTAACTGGAAGTGTTGTTGGATTGCCTGGAACTCTCCCTCCTATAAGAGAGAAGATAACAATAAGGGCTAATTTGTTGGATAGGGTTGTAGGAACTAAGGAGGAATTGAAAATAGAGCCATTAAGAACAGGAGAGGTTTTAATGCTAAATATTGGAACTGCTACAACCGCGGGGGTTATAACCTCAGCAAGAGGAGATATAGCGGATATAAAATTAAAGCTTCCAATATGTGCTGAGATTGGAGATAGAGTAGCTATTAGCAGAAGAGTTGGCTCAAGATGGAGATTAATTGGTTATGGAACAATTGAGGGATAA
- a CDS encoding DNA double-strand break repair nuclease NurA — protein MFFKIFVENTVILPNPLILTKIEGLLMIEYLLKNREQIIKKMEKINDINRKEVEEKWILDNFENPKDMGFAGGDGSCNKLDYISFSFYGVGAVSFIHGRGEKVKKAKEEYIFDITHPLDIEDRIRRYMLTLELKTALYVLKNYNIDYYIFDGSLFSLLIFTKKGIEMYERELEEIYNEYGKEFNKKIDEETKSGEIGIISKDLNLELNKKILVEHVEYILTLTKLINEFKDRIIGISKTSKINIYFDKNMPDIAIFTKYTDKSGYSEPIDFVNKLGDEKKEKHKQLSSVVKGINFIKNKPFYAKIDTAYIQFVRLEDNCGVVGLTSFNKIDKEVLSSLKEISINGYPYILKKSHETVEITTKKLEAIAKLLNIDDPIARHILGKKKKKF, from the coding sequence ATGTTTTTTAAAATTTTTGTAGAAAATACAGTTATATTGCCTAATCCTTTAATTCTTACTAAAATTGAGGGATTATTGATGATTGAATATCTATTAAAAAACAGAGAGCAAATTATTAAAAAAATGGAAAAAATTAATGATATCAATCGTAAAGAAGTTGAAGAAAAATGGATTTTGGATAATTTTGAAAATCCAAAAGATATGGGATTTGCAGGAGGAGATGGAAGCTGTAATAAATTGGATTACATATCTTTCTCATTCTATGGAGTTGGGGCCGTTAGCTTTATACACGGCAGAGGGGAAAAAGTAAAAAAAGCTAAGGAGGAGTATATATTTGATATAACCCATCCTTTGGATATTGAAGATAGAATAAGGAGATATATGCTAACTTTGGAATTAAAAACAGCCCTTTATGTTCTCAAAAATTATAATATTGATTATTACATTTTTGATGGGTCTTTATTTTCTTTGTTGATATTCACAAAAAAAGGTATAGAGATGTATGAGAGAGAGTTAGAAGAGATTTATAATGAATATGGAAAAGAATTTAATAAAAAAATTGATGAAGAAACAAAATCTGGAGAAATTGGCATTATATCAAAAGATTTGAACTTGGAATTAAATAAAAAAATATTAGTTGAGCATGTTGAATATATTTTAACATTAACAAAACTTATTAACGAATTTAAAGATAGAATTATAGGAATATCAAAAACTTCAAAAATAAACATTTATTTCGATAAAAACATGCCTGATATAGCCATATTTACAAAATATACCGACAAATCTGGTTATTCAGAACCAATTGACTTTGTTAATAAATTAGGGGATGAAAAGAAAGAAAAGCATAAACAATTAAGTAGTGTGGTAAAAGGAATAAACTTTATTAAAAACAAGCCATTCTATGCAAAAATTGACACTGCATATATACAATTTGTGAGATTAGAAGATAACTGTGGAGTTGTTGGATTAACAAGCTTCAATAAAATAGATAAAGAAGTCTTATCCTCATTAAAAGAAATATCAATTAATGGCTACCCTTATATATTAAAAAAATCCCATGAAACAGTTGAGATAACCACTAAAAAACTTGAAGCAATTGCTAAACTATTAAATATAGATGACCCTATAGCAAGGCACATCTTAGGGAAGAAAAAAAAGAAATTTTAG
- the purL gene encoding phosphoribosylformylglycinamidine synthase subunit PurL yields MDENDLKYIEKVLGRKPNHIELAMFENLWSEHCAYRTSKKLLRMFAKTVNEKTSKNIVVGIGDDAAVIRLKNDICLAIAMESHNHPSYIDPYNGAATGVGGIVRDVLSMGAKPIALLDPLRFGDIFGKEGDKVRWLIEGVVKGIGDYGNRIGVPTVGGECEFDSSFDYNNLVNVVCVGLVKENEIITGKAKEPGLSLILIGSTGRDGIGGASFASKDLTEESEEERPSVQVGDAFSEKCLIDAVLEAVKTGKVKAMKDLGAAGLSGASSEMCYGGGVGCELYLENVVLREPLTPYEIMVSESQERMLLAVEPGSEEEIIEIFKKYELPASVIGKTIPEKRIIAKYKGEVVVDLPLDLLCEAPLYDREGKEDLKEKEDDKEKIKMPEDLNAVLLKLLESPNICSKEWIYQQYDHEVQIRTVVKPGKDAAVLRINEVYPMGIALTTDCNSRYCKLNPYVGAVNAVAEAVRNLATVGAEPIAMLDNLNFGNPERPERFWQLAECIKGLADAAEFFEIPVVGGNVSLYNETVIEGKEHPINPTPAIFVLGKVEDVEKVPGVLDNKIKEGDILIITNETKDEMGGSEYYKVIHNTEEGRVPRVDLEKEKKIYEEVREVVKEGLVSEAVDCSRGGLAVALAKMAVLNNIGLEVDLTEYNKNNLRDDILLFSETSGRIILAVRDENKDKVLSKLSSAYIIGKVGGSRLKIKINEKDVVNLDVEEMKKRYYEAFPKMMGEL; encoded by the coding sequence ATGGATGAGAATGATTTAAAGTATATAGAAAAAGTTTTAGGAAGAAAGCCAAACCACATAGAGTTAGCAATGTTTGAAAACTTATGGAGTGAGCACTGTGCTTATAGAACCTCAAAAAAGCTCTTAAGAATGTTTGCTAAAACAGTTAATGAAAAGACCTCTAAAAATATAGTTGTTGGAATTGGAGATGATGCCGCTGTAATTAGATTGAAAAATGATATCTGCTTAGCAATAGCTATGGAAAGCCATAACCACCCATCATACATAGACCCATATAATGGAGCTGCTACAGGAGTTGGTGGGATTGTTAGAGATGTTTTGTCAATGGGAGCTAAGCCAATAGCTTTATTAGACCCATTAAGGTTTGGAGATATATTTGGAAAGGAAGGGGATAAAGTTAGATGGCTAATTGAAGGAGTTGTTAAAGGTATTGGAGATTATGGAAATAGGATTGGAGTCCCAACAGTTGGAGGAGAGTGTGAGTTTGATAGCTCTTTTGATTACAACAACTTAGTAAATGTTGTTTGTGTCGGCTTAGTTAAGGAGAATGAAATCATTACAGGTAAAGCTAAAGAGCCAGGATTGTCTTTAATATTAATCGGCTCAACAGGAAGGGATGGAATAGGAGGAGCTTCATTTGCATCAAAGGATTTAACTGAGGAAAGTGAGGAAGAAAGGCCAAGTGTTCAGGTTGGGGATGCATTTTCTGAAAAATGTTTAATTGATGCTGTTTTAGAGGCAGTAAAAACAGGAAAAGTTAAAGCTATGAAGGATTTAGGGGCTGCGGGGCTTTCAGGAGCTTCATCTGAGATGTGTTATGGTGGAGGAGTAGGATGTGAGCTTTACTTAGAAAATGTTGTATTGAGAGAGCCATTAACTCCTTACGAAATTATGGTTTCTGAGAGTCAGGAGAGGATGTTATTAGCTGTTGAACCAGGAAGTGAGGAGGAAATAATTGAAATATTTAAAAAGTATGAACTACCTGCATCAGTTATTGGAAAAACAATTCCAGAGAAGAGGATTATTGCCAAATACAAAGGAGAAGTTGTTGTTGATTTACCATTAGATTTGTTATGTGAAGCTCCTTTATATGATAGGGAAGGTAAAGAGGACTTAAAAGAAAAAGAGGATGATAAGGAAAAAATAAAGATGCCAGAAGATTTAAATGCTGTGTTATTAAAACTCTTAGAGAGTCCAAATATTTGCTCAAAGGAATGGATTTATCAGCAGTATGACCACGAAGTTCAAATAAGAACTGTTGTAAAGCCAGGAAAAGATGCCGCTGTTTTAAGAATAAATGAAGTTTATCCAATGGGAATTGCCTTAACAACTGACTGTAACTCAAGATACTGCAAACTAAACCCTTATGTAGGGGCAGTAAATGCTGTAGCTGAAGCTGTGAGAAATTTAGCAACAGTTGGAGCTGAACCAATAGCTATGCTTGATAATCTAAACTTTGGAAATCCTGAAAGACCAGAGAGATTTTGGCAGTTGGCAGAATGCATTAAAGGTTTAGCAGATGCCGCTGAATTCTTTGAAATCCCAGTTGTTGGAGGAAACGTAAGTTTATACAATGAAACAGTTATTGAAGGTAAAGAACATCCAATAAACCCAACTCCCGCAATATTTGTATTAGGTAAAGTTGAGGATGTTGAAAAAGTTCCGGGAGTTTTAGATAACAAGATTAAGGAAGGAGATATATTAATAATTACAAATGAAACAAAAGATGAAATGGGAGGAAGCGAATATTATAAAGTTATACACAATACTGAAGAGGGAAGAGTGCCAAGAGTTGATTTAGAGAAAGAGAAGAAGATTTATGAAGAAGTTAGGGAAGTTGTAAAAGAAGGATTGGTTAGTGAGGCAGTAGATTGCTCAAGAGGAGGTTTAGCTGTAGCTTTAGCCAAAATGGCTGTATTAAACAATATTGGTTTAGAAGTTGATTTAACTGAGTATAATAAAAATAATTTAAGGGACGATATTTTACTGTTCTCAGAAACTTCTGGAAGGATAATATTGGCAGTTAGAGATGAAAATAAAGATAAAGTTTTAAGTAAATTAAGTTCTGCTTATATAATTGGAAAAGTTGGAGGAAGCAGATTGAAAATAAAGATTAACGAAAAGGATGTTGTTAATTTGGATGTGGAAGAGATGAAAAAGAGGTATTATGAAGCATTTCCAAAGATGATGGGAGAGCTTTAG
- a CDS encoding nucleoside-diphosphate kinase, producing the protein MKERTFVALKPDAVKRKLIGKIIERFENKGFEIVAMKMIKLDREMAEKYYEEHKGKEFYERLINFMTSGRMIVMVVEGENAISVVRKMIGKTNPAEAEPGTIRGDFALTTPDNIIHASDSKESAEREIKLFFKEDEIFDK; encoded by the coding sequence ATGAAAGAAAGAACCTTTGTAGCTTTAAAACCAGATGCTGTAAAAAGAAAACTAATTGGAAAAATCATTGAAAGATTTGAAAATAAAGGTTTTGAGATTGTGGCTATGAAGATGATTAAATTAGATAGAGAGATGGCAGAAAAATATTATGAAGAGCATAAAGGGAAAGAATTTTATGAGAGACTAATAAACTTTATGACATCTGGAAGAATGATAGTTATGGTTGTTGAGGGAGAAAATGCCATATCTGTTGTAAGAAAGATGATTGGTAAAACAAATCCTGCTGAAGCAGAACCAGGAACTATAAGAGGAGATTTTGCTTTAACAACCCCGGATAATATAATTCATGCATCAGATTCAAAGGAAAGTGCTGAAAGAGAGATAAAACTATTTTTTAAAGAGGATGAGATATTTGATAAATAA
- a CDS encoding ABC transporter substrate-binding protein — translation MPYYWGAILIGGVFLAGCTQNQETTTTQSGSKENVIKVGLLVDLSGGLATYGNNEKHICEIAEEKINKYFEEKGMPYKVKLYVEDTRADPNICLQKVQALHAQGITFFLGPMASGEVKNIKGFINSNKIVIISPSSTAPPQMLGFRTPEEKKYVFRFVPTDNFQGNAIGDVAKQLGLKNVIVIYRKDAWGDGLERATVEKLKANGINIIDEIPYDPNIGDWSPIIQTTTNKIAGKGNDTGVIFIGYEEVATLLSQIDDNSPLLKHVWIGCDGTANSKKVLEEAKNKAVKVKLYSTMFQSETDEAEKIKEEFKKRGYGEPDQYALNVYDAFWVGAISYAEMLNKTGGKYDADLLSKLIKENTVKYSEGQFGVKSVTGYIKLNEWNDRASGNYGIFAVTEDGWKLVGVWDSTTGKINWK, via the coding sequence TTGCCCTATTATTGGGGGGCTATTCTCATAGGAGGTGTGTTTTTAGCAGGATGCACACAAAATCAGGAAACTACAACAACTCAGTCAGGAAGTAAAGAAAATGTCATTAAAGTTGGTTTGTTGGTTGATTTATCTGGAGGTTTAGCAACCTATGGAAACAATGAAAAACATATTTGTGAGATTGCAGAAGAGAAGATAAACAAATACTTTGAAGAGAAGGGAATGCCTTACAAAGTAAAACTTTATGTTGAAGATACAAGAGCAGACCCTAATATATGTTTGCAGAAGGTTCAAGCTCTTCACGCTCAGGGAATAACCTTTTTCTTAGGACCAATGGCAAGTGGTGAAGTCAAAAATATTAAAGGATTTATTAACTCAAATAAAATCGTTATAATATCCCCAAGTTCAACTGCCCCACCACAGATGCTTGGATTTAGAACTCCAGAAGAGAAAAAGTATGTATTTAGATTTGTCCCAACAGATAACTTCCAAGGAAATGCCATTGGAGATGTTGCTAAGCAACTTGGTTTAAAAAATGTAATAGTCATATACAGAAAGGATGCTTGGGGAGATGGGTTGGAGAGAGCAACTGTTGAAAAACTAAAGGCAAATGGAATAAATATTATTGATGAAATTCCTTACGACCCTAACATTGGGGACTGGAGTCCAATAATCCAAACTACAACAAATAAAATTGCTGGAAAAGGAAATGATACTGGAGTAATATTCATTGGTTATGAAGAGGTTGCAACATTATTATCACAGATTGATGATAACTCACCATTATTAAAACATGTTTGGATTGGTTGTGACGGAACTGCAAACAGTAAAAAGGTATTGGAAGAGGCTAAAAACAAGGCAGTTAAGGTTAAACTCTATTCAACAATGTTCCAGTCAGAGACGGATGAAGCTGAAAAGATAAAAGAAGAGTTTAAAAAGAGAGGATATGGAGAGCCTGACCAGTATGCATTAAACGTCTATGATGCATTCTGGGTTGGAGCTATTTCATATGCTGAAATGTTAAATAAAACTGGTGGAAAATACGACGCTGACTTATTATCAAAACTAATAAAAGAAAATACTGTTAAATACTCAGAAGGGCAGTTCGGTGTTAAGTCAGTAACTGGATACATTAAATTAAATGAATGGAATGACAGAGCAAGTGGAAACTATGGAATCTTTGCAGTAACAGAAGATGGATGGAAGTTAGTTGGAGTTTGGGATTCAACAACTGGAAAAATCAACTGGAAATAA
- a CDS encoding ABC transporter ATP-binding protein, producing MEILRTENIVKYFGEFKALDGVSISVNKGDVTLIIGPNGSGKSTLINVITGFLKADEGRVYFENKDITNKEPAELYHYGIVRTFQTPQPLKEMTVLENLLIGEINPGESPLNSLFYKKWIPKEEEMVEKAFKILEFLKLSHLYDRKAGELSGGQMKLVEIGRALMTNPKMIVMDEPIAGVAPGLAHDIFNHVLELKAKGITFLIIEHRLDIVLNYIDHLYVMFNGQIIAEGRGEEEIKNVLSDPKVVEIYIGE from the coding sequence ATGGAGATTTTAAGGACAGAAAATATTGTAAAATATTTTGGAGAGTTTAAAGCTTTAGACGGGGTTTCTATAAGTGTAAATAAGGGAGATGTTACGTTAATCATAGGACCAAACGGAAGTGGAAAATCTACCCTAATAAATGTTATTACAGGATTTTTAAAGGCAGATGAGGGGAGAGTTTATTTTGAAAATAAGGATATAACCAACAAAGAACCAGCAGAACTCTACCATTACGGAATTGTTAGAACTTTTCAAACACCTCAGCCATTAAAAGAGATGACGGTCTTAGAAAATTTGTTAATAGGAGAGATTAATCCGGGAGAAAGCCCTTTAAATTCCCTATTCTATAAAAAATGGATTCCAAAAGAGGAAGAAATGGTTGAAAAGGCATTCAAAATATTGGAATTTTTAAAATTATCCCATCTATATGATAGAAAGGCAGGAGAGTTAAGTGGAGGGCAGATGAAACTTGTTGAGATTGGAAGAGCTTTGATGACAAATCCAAAAATGATTGTTATGGATGAGCCAATAGCAGGAGTTGCTCCAGGTTTAGCTCACGATATATTTAATCACGTCCTTGAATTAAAAGCTAAAGGAATAACTTTCCTAATTATTGAGCATAGGTTAGATATTGTTTTGAACTATATAGACCACTTGTATGTTATGTTTAATGGACAGATTATTGCTGAAGGTAGGGGAGAAGAGGAGATTAAGAATGTCTTATCGGACCCAAAAGTTGTTGAAATTTACATTGGAGAATAA
- a CDS encoding branched-chain amino acid ABC transporter permease: MILEGAIIYSNLLVLLALGLTLTYITTNVPNFAQGSYAIVGSYVALTLLKLFGICPYLSLPVLFVVGAIVGLITYLALKPLIKRNASVEILMIATLAIDLILLGVIGAYSEILSQIVGSTQAKFVFANLDFSLFGFKGILFVSTFVVILLLIGLYLLLYKTKFGIALRASMENPSLAQTMGIDVEKTRLFSWILSGALAGVAGGLLPFMQEIVPATGDLIIISIFAASIVGGLRHISGALIGGYIIGISESLITYYLASAFGTGFLVYGKVISLIIMIATLLIAPYGITGVDWKKLKRLLSTS; this comes from the coding sequence ATGATTTTAGAAGGAGCTATTATATACTCCAACCTTTTGGTTTTGTTGGCTTTGGGATTAACTCTAACTTATATAACAACAAACGTTCCAAACTTTGCTCAGGGAAGTTATGCGATAGTTGGGAGTTATGTTGCTTTAACATTATTAAAGTTGTTTGGTATTTGTCCTTATCTTTCTTTACCAGTTTTATTTGTTGTTGGGGCAATTGTTGGTTTAATAACTTATTTAGCTTTAAAGCCCTTGATAAAAAGAAATGCCTCTGTAGAGATTTTAATGATTGCAACTCTTGCTATAGATTTAATATTATTGGGTGTTATTGGGGCTTACTCTGAAATATTAAGTCAAATTGTTGGTTCTACTCAAGCAAAATTCGTTTTTGCAAACTTGGATTTTTCATTATTTGGATTTAAAGGAATTTTATTTGTTTCAACCTTCGTAGTTATACTACTATTAATTGGACTTTATCTCCTCCTGTATAAAACAAAGTTTGGTATTGCTTTGAGAGCTTCAATGGAGAATCCTTCATTAGCTCAAACTATGGGAATTGATGTTGAAAAAACAAGATTATTTTCTTGGATTCTTTCTGGAGCTTTAGCTGGAGTTGCTGGTGGGCTTTTACCTTTCATGCAAGAGATTGTTCCAGCCACTGGGGATTTAATTATTATTTCAATCTTTGCGGCAAGTATTGTTGGAGGTTTAAGGCATATAAGTGGAGCATTAATAGGGGGCTATATAATTGGAATATCTGAGAGTTTAATAACTTATTATTTAGCATCAGCATTTGGAACAGGATTTTTGGTTTATGGAAAGGTTATCTCCTTAATAATAATGATAGCAACATTATTAATAGCACCTTATGGAATTACTGGAGTCGATTGGAAAAAGTTAAAAAGATTATTATCTACTTCATAA
- a CDS encoding branched-chain amino acid ABC transporter permease produces MSIDLISMILLWFGLYYIVSLSLNMEFGYAGIPNFGKALSVLVGAIAVGGILDRLLMLYFGIGGDFITGTTYATSAINNLIASNPIVGIGILILAIILASILGFVVGAIFILPSAKLKEDYLGITLLAISEAVLLICTYNLNIIGGYYGISTPDILAFVSGEYRGWVFAWIVLFIAFLVYLFFERLLNTPFGRVLRAMRENENTVKAFGRDIMKLRIKTMAIGSAIGAIAGVLYSLYTVNIIANAFTRVDWTFFPFLMVLLGGKGNNKGVALGVLCYVIVKVLLDIYKYNIKYALGIPFEPVWLSYMLFGVLMLLILYYKPSGLIPEKPIITPPMKKKIMEISGK; encoded by the coding sequence ATGAGTATTGATTTAATATCCATGATTTTATTGTGGTTTGGGCTTTATTATATTGTTTCTCTTTCCTTAAATATGGAATTTGGTTATGCAGGAATTCCAAACTTTGGTAAGGCATTATCAGTTTTGGTTGGAGCTATTGCAGTTGGGGGAATTTTAGATAGGTTGTTAATGCTATATTTCGGTATTGGAGGAGATTTTATCACTGGAACTACTTATGCAACATCTGCTATAAACAATTTAATTGCCTCAAATCCAATAGTTGGGATTGGAATATTAATATTAGCAATAATATTGGCTTCAATTCTTGGTTTTGTAGTTGGGGCAATCTTTATCTTACCAAGTGCTAAATTAAAGGAGGACTATTTAGGAATTACCTTATTAGCTATAAGTGAAGCAGTTCTTTTAATCTGCACATATAACTTAAATATAATTGGTGGTTATTATGGAATTTCAACCCCAGATATATTAGCATTTGTCTCTGGAGAATATAGAGGTTGGGTATTTGCATGGATTGTATTATTTATTGCTTTCTTAGTTTATTTATTCTTTGAAAGATTGTTGAATACTCCATTTGGTAGAGTATTAAGGGCTATGAGAGAAAATGAAAATACAGTTAAAGCATTTGGTAGAGATATAATGAAATTAAGAATAAAAACAATGGCAATTGGTTCTGCAATTGGAGCAATTGCAGGGGTTTTGTATTCATTATATACTGTAAATATCATTGCTAATGCATTTACAAGAGTAGATTGGACTTTCTTCCCATTTTTAATGGTATTATTGGGAGGAAAGGGAAATAACAAAGGAGTTGCTTTAGGGGTTTTATGTTATGTGATAGTTAAGGTCTTATTAGATATATACAAATATAATATAAAATATGCATTAGGTATTCCATTTGAGCCCGTCTGGCTTTCATATATGTTATTTGGAGTTTTAATGCTTCTTATCCTCTACTACAAGCCATCTGGCTTAATTCCAGAGAAACCAATTATAACTCCACCAATGAAAAAGAAAATCATGGAAATTAGTGGCAAATAA
- the hacB gene encoding homoaconitase small subunit, producing MIIKGRAHKFGDDVDTDAIIPGPYLRTTDPYELASHCMAGIDENFPKKVKEGDVIVAGENFGCGSSREQAVIAIKYCGIKAVIAKSFARIFYRNAINVGLIPIIANTDEIKDGDIVEIDLDKEEIVITNKNKTIKCETPKGLEREILAAGGLVNYLKKRKLIQSKKGVKT from the coding sequence ATGATTATTAAGGGAAGAGCTCACAAATTTGGGGATGATGTAGATACAGACGCAATAATTCCAGGACCTTACTTAAGGACTACAGACCCTTACGAGTTAGCTTCACACTGCATGGCAGGGATAGATGAAAACTTCCCGAAAAAGGTTAAGGAGGGGGATGTGATAGTTGCTGGAGAGAATTTTGGTTGTGGTTCAAGTAGGGAGCAGGCTGTAATAGCAATAAAATACTGTGGTATTAAGGCTGTGATAGCAAAAAGCTTTGCAAGAATATTCTATAGAAATGCAATAAACGTTGGATTAATACCAATAATAGCAAATACAGATGAAATTAAAGACGGAGACATAGTAGAGATTGATTTAGATAAAGAAGAGATTGTAATAACCAATAAAAACAAAACAATAAAGTGTGAAACACCAAAAGGTTTAGAAAGAGAAATATTGGCTGCTGGTGGCTTAGTCAATTATTTAAAAAAGAGAAAACTAATACAATCAAAAAAAGGTGTAAAAACATGA
- a CDS encoding 6-carboxytetrahydropterin synthase → MMLELNGLHAGLRFSSAHIVFGHPTCGVIHGHSYYVDVKLYGERAGDFKFVCDFKIIKKIVKEICDELDHKLILPKNHEHVYYELRDKTLYFKYENKEYSIPVEDVILLPIPSTTAEDLAIYFANEIADRLKNLGFSNINWIEVSINEGIGQGACYRKYLEVK, encoded by the coding sequence ATGATGTTGGAGTTAAATGGACTACATGCAGGTTTAAGGTTTTCATCAGCCCATATTGTATTTGGACATCCAACTTGTGGGGTTATACATGGACATTCTTATTATGTAGATGTAAAACTTTATGGAGAGAGGGCTGGAGACTTCAAATTTGTATGTGATTTTAAAATAATTAAAAAAATTGTAAAAGAGATTTGTGATGAATTAGACCACAAATTAATACTTCCAAAAAATCATGAACATGTATATTATGAGTTAAGAGATAAAACCCTATACTTTAAATATGAGAATAAAGAATACAGTATTCCTGTTGAGGATGTCATTTTATTACCTATTCCATCAACTACAGCTGAAGATTTAGCAATATATTTTGCCAATGAAATAGCAGATAGATTAAAAAATCTCGGTTTTTCTAATATAAATTGGATAGAGGTCTCTATCAATGAGGGAATAGGACAGGGAGCTTGCTATAGAAAATACTTAGAGGTGAAATAA